The following coding sequences lie in one Pseudomonas svalbardensis genomic window:
- a CDS encoding YkgJ family cysteine cluster protein, translating to MMKSNLIAAAEIDRLDTWAKYSAPMCGSCVSSCCTLPVEVKIKDLIRIGIVDEFERGEPPKNIAKRLQKEGIVERYNQKSEIFTLQRMSNNDCLYLDRKSRLCTIYEKRPDTCRNHPKIGPRPGYCAYKPKEVARETSESRRTLEKF from the coding sequence ATGATGAAGTCCAACCTGATCGCCGCCGCGGAGATCGATCGCCTCGATACCTGGGCCAAGTACTCCGCCCCGATGTGTGGTTCGTGCGTTTCCAGCTGCTGCACCCTGCCGGTCGAGGTCAAGATCAAGGATCTGATCCGTATCGGCATCGTCGATGAATTCGAGCGCGGCGAGCCGCCAAAGAACATCGCCAAGCGTCTGCAGAAGGAAGGGATCGTCGAGCGTTACAACCAGAAGTCCGAGATCTTCACCCTTCAGCGCATGAGCAACAACGATTGCCTGTACCTGGATCGTAAGAGCCGTCTGTGCACTATTTATGAAAAGCGCCCGGATACTTGCCGTAACCACCCGAAAATCGGGCCGCGGCCGGGGTATTGCGCTTACAAACCGAAAGAAGTGGCGCGCGAGACCAGCGAGAGCCGTCGGACCCTCGAGAAGTTTTAA
- a CDS encoding glycogen/starch/alpha-glucan phosphorylase produces the protein MTQEPLVREAEVAAFRDAVLTKLTYAVGKDPDHAFDHDWFEAIALAARDHMVEHWMDHTRQIYRKGQKRVYYLSLEFLIGRLLYDSLSNLGLLDVAREALTELGVDLERIRLLEPDAALGNGGLGRLAACFMESMSTLGIAGHGYGIRYEHGLFRQAIVDGWQQEQTEHWLDFGNPWEFERPEVVYPIGFGGSVETVTDEAGKSKQVWTPAETVRAIAYDTPVVGWRGASVNTLRLWRARAMEDLHLERFNAGDHLGAVAEVARAESISRVLYPADSTEAGQELRLRQEYFFVAASLQDLLRRHRNMHTSVLTLGDHAAIQLNDTHPSIAVAELMRQLVDVYDVAWDAAWQVTVDTLSYTNHTLLPEALETWPVGLMERMLPRHMQIIYLINAQHIDSLRAKGIHDFEVLRAVSLIEEDNGRRVRMGNLAFLGSHSVNGVSGLHTQLMRKTVFSELHKLYPDRINNKTNGITFRRWLYQANPELTAMMVDALGPDLLDNPEERLLGLEPFAEKAAFRKAFAEQRLHSKKALAYIIHERLGVAVNPAAMFDVQVKRIHEYKRQLLNLLHTVALYQAIRAEPEIDWVPRVKIFAGKAAASYHQAKLIIKLTNDIARVVNNDPTVRGLLKVVFLPNYNVSLAESIIPAADLSEQISTAGFEASGTSNMKFGLNGALTIGTMDGANVEMCERIGVEHMFIFGLSAQQVEARKQNHEFNATPDIAASHRLNDVLQAIRGGVFSPDDPSRYTGLIDSLIDYDRFLVCADFDSYWDAQMRVEAHWHDSKEWWRSAVLSTSRMGWFSSDRTIREYATDIWKALE, from the coding sequence ATGACTCAAGAACCACTTGTTCGCGAAGCAGAGGTGGCCGCATTCCGCGACGCCGTCTTGACCAAACTCACCTACGCGGTGGGCAAAGACCCGGATCACGCCTTCGACCACGACTGGTTCGAAGCCATTGCCCTGGCGGCGCGCGATCACATGGTCGAGCACTGGATGGACCACACCCGGCAGATTTACCGCAAAGGTCAAAAGCGGGTTTATTACCTCTCCCTCGAATTTCTGATCGGCCGTCTGCTCTACGACAGCCTGAGCAACCTTGGCCTGCTGGACGTCGCCCGCGAAGCCCTGACTGAGCTCGGCGTCGACCTTGAACGCATCCGCCTGCTGGAACCCGACGCAGCGCTGGGTAACGGCGGTCTCGGTCGTCTGGCCGCGTGCTTCATGGAAAGCATGTCGACCCTCGGAATCGCCGGCCACGGTTACGGCATTCGTTACGAACACGGCTTGTTCCGCCAGGCCATCGTCGACGGCTGGCAACAGGAACAGACCGAGCACTGGCTGGATTTCGGTAACCCTTGGGAGTTCGAACGACCAGAGGTCGTTTACCCGATCGGTTTCGGCGGCAGTGTCGAAACCGTCACCGACGAAGCGGGCAAGTCCAAGCAAGTCTGGACGCCAGCAGAAACCGTTCGCGCGATTGCGTATGACACGCCGGTCGTTGGCTGGCGCGGGGCGAGCGTCAACACGCTGCGCCTGTGGCGCGCCCGGGCCATGGAAGATTTGCACCTGGAACGCTTCAACGCCGGCGACCACTTGGGCGCCGTAGCGGAAGTCGCCCGGGCCGAAAGTATTTCCCGGGTGCTCTACCCGGCGGACAGCACCGAAGCCGGCCAGGAACTGCGCCTGCGTCAGGAATATTTCTTCGTCGCCGCGTCCTTGCAGGATTTGCTGCGCCGCCATCGCAACATGCACACCTCGGTCCTGACCCTGGGCGATCATGCCGCGATCCAGCTCAACGACACCCACCCTTCGATTGCCGTGGCCGAGCTGATGCGGCAACTGGTCGATGTCTATGACGTCGCGTGGGATGCGGCGTGGCAAGTCACCGTCGACACGCTGTCCTACACCAACCACACGCTGCTGCCGGAAGCGCTGGAAACCTGGCCAGTCGGTTTGATGGAGCGGATGCTGCCGCGGCACATGCAGATCATTTACTTGATCAACGCCCAGCACATCGATTCGCTGCGGGCCAAGGGTATCCATGACTTCGAGGTGCTGCGCGCGGTATCGCTGATCGAAGAAGACAACGGTCGTCGCGTGCGCATGGGCAACCTGGCGTTCCTTGGCTCCCACAGCGTCAACGGCGTATCCGGCCTGCACACGCAGCTGATGCGCAAAACGGTGTTCTCCGAACTGCACAAACTCTACCCGGACCGGATCAACAACAAGACCAACGGCATCACGTTCCGCCGCTGGCTCTACCAGGCCAACCCGGAGTTGACCGCGATGATGGTCGATGCCCTCGGCCCGGATCTGCTGGACAACCCAGAAGAACGTTTGCTCGGCTTGGAACCGTTCGCCGAGAAAGCCGCGTTCCGCAAGGCGTTCGCCGAACAGCGGCTGCACAGCAAGAAAGCCTTGGCGTACATCATTCACGAGCGACTTGGCGTGGCGGTCAACCCGGCGGCGATGTTTGACGTGCAGGTCAAGCGGATCCACGAATACAAACGTCAGTTGCTTAACCTGTTGCACACCGTTGCGCTGTATCAGGCGATTCGCGCCGAGCCGGAAATCGATTGGGTGCCGCGGGTGAAGATCTTCGCCGGTAAGGCGGCGGCCAGTTATCACCAGGCCAAGCTGATCATCAAACTGACCAACGACATCGCTCGGGTGGTGAACAACGACCCGACGGTACGCGGTTTGCTCAAAGTGGTGTTCTTGCCCAACTACAACGTCAGTCTGGCGGAGAGCATCATTCCGGCAGCGGATTTGTCGGAGCAGATTTCCACCGCCGGCTTCGAAGCCTCGGGCACCAGCAACATGAAGTTCGGCCTGAACGGCGCGCTGACCATCGGCACCATGGACGGGGCCAACGTCGAAATGTGCGAACGCATTGGCGTCGAACACATGTTCATCTTCGGCCTCAGCGCTCAGCAGGTTGAAGCGCGCAAGCAGAACCATGAGTTCAACGCGACGCCGGATATTGCGGCATCCCACCGGCTCAATGACGTGCTGCAAGCGATTCGCGGCGGGGTGTTCTCGCCGGATGATCCTTCCCGTTACACAGGATTGATCGATTCGCTGATCGACTACGATCGCTTCCTGGTCTGCGCCGATTTCGACTCTTACTGGGACGCGCAGATGCGGGTTGAAGCCCATTGGCACGATTCGAAGGAATGGTGGCGTTCAGCGGTGTTGAGCACCTCCCGGATGGGCTGGTTCTCGTCCGACCGGACCATTCGCGAGTACGCCACGGATATCTGGAAAGCGTTGGAGTAA
- a CDS encoding DUF2339 domain-containing protein: MQWMFMLIGLVLGWVLDESFSDALLGGLLGLGIGQAIRIGRLGSQADQQRRLLEQAQVTLNAVEQRLALLEVSDVKAPQTREPVASEAAAPPEFTLDEIPAEAPELIWELPPELEPITAAAAEASRPVPVDAWKPEPVAREPQQPAIPRAPNFIDRAISGARNWLFGGNTVLRVGVVLLFLGLAFLLRYATEGMVVPIELRYAGVAAAALGLLGLGWWLRTRNSHYALMLQGTGIAVLYLTVFAAMRLHPLLDPTAALGLLVAVTVFSAILAITQDALGLAAAAALGGFAAPILTSTGAGNHVALFSYFALLNAGILAIAWFKAWRLLNLIGFVGTFGIGFVWGLRSYTPELLWSTEPFLIVFFLMYLAIGLLFARRKLLEMSDAPEDDSREALLHWSARKGDYVDGTMLFGPPLVGFGLQFALVQHLEFAAAFSALALGMIYMGLARLLMGGRALLLAETCLALGVIFASLAIPLGLDARWTAAAWAVEGAGIFWLGLRQQRPLARAFALLLQLGSALAFISELRIGESSLLDGAPLGALMLGVALLFSFYQLRKALPEQASEWERKGLPVLACLGLTFLYLLAPLFFFTHGTAISWALAGLATLFVGLRLQSRTFLFTAFAVQLLGGALFLLRLQGSSGEFGAVFNTGWSGLLSASLIGLALIAGMLLAARDEMVRSDVRLLRGLSVVLLAGLVLINLAVLFVLPWQTASAVWAASGLFIIWLSLYLKQRVSFVFGLLLQVIGGAAFLMAGPDWLGPLASEGLKPLAHSGFWTPLVLGLAAMVGAWRLQLGNHASAFDVLSLERLSEVLLVWGAAWWALAWVSEVLRFAPLTLQATLLLAVAAVSVALWTILALRLKWSSLGLLCTLLIPAAGLVLLAAWHSRYHPAANVGWLVWAAVFVVHFISLRRLASILPERTLSTAHVLGCWLLIGVLALELRYGLLLLSEQYNAWRWLGWAILPSVYLVLMAAPRAWPWPVSAYAREYRLYTAAPLALLMLGWFWLANVVSDGTAEPLPYVPLINPLELGLLFALFGVYVWSRSAVTQLAIRKDYFDHATQLIAGASLFVFFTALVMRTAHHWGGVPFELDALLESMRVQAGLSIVWTLMALSLMIGGHLRHRREVWLIGAALIGVVVAKLFFVELSNRGGLARIVSFIGVGVLLLVVGYFAPLPPKRFDAVPEAEKPAPQTEGVSS; this comes from the coding sequence ATGCAATGGATGTTCATGCTGATTGGGCTGGTGCTGGGCTGGGTACTCGACGAGTCTTTCAGTGATGCGCTACTGGGCGGGCTGCTCGGGTTGGGTATTGGCCAGGCCATTCGCATTGGCCGCTTGGGTTCACAAGCTGACCAGCAGCGCCGGCTGCTTGAACAGGCGCAGGTGACGCTGAATGCGGTCGAGCAACGTCTGGCATTGCTGGAGGTGTCAGACGTCAAGGCGCCGCAAACCCGTGAGCCAGTTGCCAGCGAAGCCGCTGCACCTCCCGAATTCACTCTCGACGAAATCCCTGCCGAGGCCCCGGAGCTGATCTGGGAACTCCCTCCCGAACTGGAACCGATCACCGCGGCCGCCGCCGAAGCTAGCCGACCAGTGCCTGTCGATGCCTGGAAACCCGAACCGGTCGCCCGCGAGCCGCAACAACCCGCCATCCCGCGCGCCCCGAACTTCATCGACCGCGCCATCAGTGGCGCACGCAACTGGCTGTTTGGTGGCAACACTGTGCTACGGGTCGGTGTGGTGCTGTTGTTTCTCGGTCTGGCCTTCCTGTTGCGTTACGCCACCGAAGGCATGGTGGTGCCGATCGAGTTGCGTTACGCCGGTGTTGCGGCGGCGGCATTGGGTCTTTTGGGGCTGGGTTGGTGGCTTAGAACACGCAACAGCCATTACGCGTTGATGCTGCAAGGCACCGGGATCGCGGTGTTGTACCTGACCGTGTTTGCTGCGATGCGCCTGCATCCGCTGCTCGATCCTACGGCGGCGTTAGGTCTGCTGGTCGCGGTGACGGTGTTCTCGGCGATCCTCGCCATCACCCAGGATGCTTTGGGCCTGGCTGCCGCTGCGGCACTCGGTGGTTTCGCGGCGCCAATCCTGACCTCCACCGGTGCTGGCAACCATGTCGCGCTGTTCAGCTATTTCGCCTTGCTTAACGCCGGCATCCTTGCGATCGCCTGGTTCAAGGCCTGGCGGCTGCTCAACCTGATCGGCTTCGTTGGCACCTTCGGCATCGGTTTCGTCTGGGGCCTGCGCTCCTATACGCCGGAGTTGTTGTGGAGCACCGAGCCGTTCCTGATTGTGTTCTTCCTGATGTACCTGGCCATCGGTCTACTGTTCGCCCGACGCAAGTTGCTGGAAATGAGCGACGCACCCGAGGACGACAGTCGTGAAGCGCTTCTGCACTGGTCGGCGCGCAAGGGCGATTACGTCGACGGCACGATGCTGTTCGGTCCTCCGTTGGTGGGCTTCGGTTTGCAGTTCGCGTTGGTCCAACACTTGGAATTCGCTGCAGCCTTCAGCGCGTTGGCATTGGGCATGATTTATATGGGCCTGGCGCGGCTGCTGATGGGCGGACGAGCGTTGTTGCTGGCGGAAACCTGTCTGGCGCTGGGGGTGATCTTTGCCAGCCTCGCGATTCCGTTGGGGCTCGATGCGCGCTGGACTGCTGCTGCCTGGGCTGTCGAAGGCGCCGGCATCTTCTGGCTCGGCCTGCGTCAGCAACGACCGCTGGCCCGAGCCTTTGCCTTGCTGCTGCAACTGGGCTCGGCGCTGGCGTTTATCAGTGAGCTACGGATCGGTGAAAGCAGCCTGCTCGACGGTGCGCCGCTCGGTGCGTTGATGCTCGGCGTGGCGTTGTTGTTCAGCTTCTACCAGTTGCGCAAAGCCTTGCCCGAGCAGGCGTCGGAATGGGAACGCAAAGGGTTGCCGGTATTGGCTTGCCTCGGTCTGACCTTCCTCTATCTGCTGGCGCCGTTGTTCTTCTTCACTCACGGCACGGCGATCAGTTGGGCGCTGGCGGGGTTGGCGACCTTGTTTGTTGGCTTGCGTCTGCAATCGCGGACATTCCTGTTCACAGCGTTCGCCGTGCAATTGCTCGGGGGAGCTTTGTTCCTGCTGCGGCTGCAAGGTTCGAGCGGTGAATTCGGCGCTGTGTTCAACACTGGTTGGAGCGGCCTGCTGAGCGCGTCGTTGATCGGCCTGGCGCTGATCGCTGGCATGTTGCTGGCGGCGCGCGATGAGATGGTCCGCAGCGACGTGCGATTGCTGCGCGGCTTGTCGGTGGTGCTGCTGGCCGGTCTGGTGTTGATCAATCTGGCGGTGCTGTTCGTCCTGCCTTGGCAAACGGCGAGTGCGGTGTGGGCGGCCAGCGGTCTGTTCATCATCTGGCTGAGCCTGTACCTGAAGCAGCGCGTGAGTTTTGTCTTCGGTTTGCTGTTGCAGGTCATCGGCGGCGCTGCGTTCCTGATGGCCGGGCCTGATTGGCTCGGACCGCTTGCGAGCGAAGGATTGAAGCCTCTGGCTCATAGCGGTTTCTGGACGCCGCTGGTGTTGGGTCTGGCCGCGATGGTTGGCGCTTGGCGCTTGCAGCTCGGCAATCATGCTTCGGCCTTCGATGTGCTGAGCTTGGAGCGTTTGTCCGAAGTTTTGCTGGTGTGGGGCGCGGCTTGGTGGGCGCTGGCGTGGGTGAGTGAAGTACTGCGCTTCGCACCGTTGACTCTGCAAGCGACGTTGTTGCTGGCCGTCGCGGCAGTGAGCGTGGCGCTGTGGACAATCTTGGCGCTGCGCCTGAAATGGTCGTCGCTGGGCTTGCTCTGCACCTTGCTGATTCCTGCGGCCGGTTTGGTGTTGCTGGCTGCGTGGCACTCGCGTTATCACCCGGCGGCCAACGTCGGTTGGCTGGTGTGGGCGGCCGTGTTCGTTGTGCACTTCATCTCTCTGCGGCGTCTGGCGTCGATTTTGCCGGAGCGCACCCTCAGTACCGCGCACGTGCTCGGCTGTTGGCTATTGATTGGTGTGTTGGCCCTGGAGCTGCGTTACGGCCTGTTGCTGTTGTCCGAGCAGTACAACGCCTGGCGCTGGTTGGGATGGGCGATTCTGCCGAGCGTGTATTTGGTGCTGATGGCGGCACCCCGTGCCTGGCCGTGGCCGGTGTCGGCTTATGCCCGCGAATACCGTTTATACACGGCGGCACCGCTGGCGTTGCTGATGCTCGGCTGGTTCTGGCTGGCGAACGTCGTCAGCGACGGCACCGCCGAGCCGTTGCCTTACGTGCCGCTGATCAACCCACTGGAGTTGGGTCTGCTGTTTGCGCTGTTCGGCGTTTATGTCTGGTCTCGCAGCGCCGTGACGCAACTGGCGATCCGCAAGGACTACTTTGATCACGCCACGCAACTGATCGCTGGCGCCTCGCTGTTTGTGTTCTTTACTGCGCTGGTGATGCGCACTGCCCACCATTGGGGCGGTGTGCCGTTTGAGTTGGATGCGTTGCTCGAATCCATGCGGGTGCAGGCCGGTCTGTCCATCGTCTGGACCTTGATGGCTCTGAGTCTGATGATTGGCGGCCATCTGCGTCATCGCCGCGAAGTCTGGCTGATCGGTGCGGCGCTGATTGGTGTGGTGGTGGCCAAACTGTTCTTTGTCGAATTGAGTAACCGCGGCGGACTCGCCCGGATCGTCTCGTTTATCGGCGTTGGCGTGTTGCTGTTGGTGGTGGGCTATTTCGCCCCATTGCCGCCCAAGCGCTTTGATGCTGTGCCGGAGGCTGAAAAACCGGCCCCGCAAACCGAAGGAGTGTCGTCTTGA
- the typA gene encoding translational GTPase TypA translates to MIENLRNIAIIAHVDHGKTTLVDKLLRQSGTLERNELNDERVMDSNDQEKERGITILAKNTAINWNGHHINIVDTPGHADFGGEVERVMSMVDSVLLLVDAQDGPMPQTRFVTKKAFEAGLRPIVVINKVDRPGARPDWVLDQIFDLFDNLGATEEQLDFKVVYASALNGIAGLEHTDMAEDMTPLYQAIIDHVPAPQVDRDGPFQMQISALDYNSFLGVIGVGRIARGRVKPNTQVVAIDADGKRRNGRILKLMGHHGLHRIDVDEAAAGDIVCISGFDQLFISDTLCDPLNVEAMKPLTVDEPTVSMTFQVNDSPFCGREGKFVTSRNIKERLDKELLYNVALRVEEGDTADKFKVSGRGELHLSVLIETMRREGFEMGVGRPEVIIRMVDGVKHEPYENVTIDLPEESQGSIMEQIGIRKGDLTNMVPDGKGRVRLEYNIPARGLIGFRNEFLTLTSGAGILTSIFDRYDVMKSGDMSGRQNGVLVSVATGKALTYSLETLQARGKLFLGHGEDVYEGQIVGINSRDNDLGVNPTKGKKLDNMRASGKDETIALVPPIRFTLEQALEFVQEDELCEVTPKSIRLRKKILGESERTRAAKKAGN, encoded by the coding sequence GTGATCGAAAATCTACGCAACATCGCCATCATTGCTCACGTTGACCATGGTAAAACCACCCTGGTAGACAAACTCTTGCGTCAATCCGGCACCCTGGAGCGCAACGAGCTCAACGACGAGCGCGTGATGGACTCCAACGACCAGGAGAAAGAACGCGGTATTACCATTCTGGCGAAAAACACCGCCATCAACTGGAACGGCCACCACATCAACATCGTGGACACCCCGGGCCACGCCGACTTCGGCGGCGAAGTTGAACGCGTAATGTCGATGGTTGACTCCGTTCTGCTGCTGGTTGACGCTCAAGACGGCCCTATGCCGCAAACCCGTTTCGTGACCAAGAAGGCTTTCGAAGCCGGCCTGCGTCCAATCGTGGTCATCAACAAGGTTGACCGTCCAGGCGCGCGTCCGGACTGGGTTCTGGACCAGATCTTCGACCTGTTCGACAACCTCGGTGCTACCGAAGAACAGCTGGACTTCAAAGTTGTCTACGCCTCGGCCCTGAACGGCATTGCCGGTCTGGAACACACCGACATGGCTGAAGACATGACCCCGCTGTACCAGGCGATCATTGACCACGTACCGGCTCCACAAGTTGACCGTGACGGTCCGTTCCAGATGCAAATCTCGGCACTGGACTACAACAGCTTCCTGGGTGTTATCGGCGTTGGCCGTATCGCCCGTGGTCGCGTCAAGCCGAACACTCAAGTTGTGGCTATCGACGCCGACGGCAAGCGCCGTAACGGTCGTATCCTGAAGCTGATGGGTCACCACGGTCTGCACCGTATCGACGTTGACGAAGCAGCTGCCGGCGACATCGTCTGCATCAGCGGCTTCGACCAGCTGTTCATCTCCGACACTCTGTGCGACCCACTGAACGTCGAAGCGATGAAGCCGCTGACCGTTGACGAACCAACTGTTTCCATGACCTTCCAGGTTAACGACTCGCCGTTCTGCGGTCGTGAAGGCAAGTTCGTCACCAGCCGTAACATCAAGGAACGTCTGGACAAAGAACTGCTCTACAACGTTGCTCTGCGCGTTGAAGAAGGCGACACCGCCGACAAGTTCAAAGTCTCCGGCCGTGGTGAGTTGCACCTCTCGGTACTGATCGAAACCATGCGTCGCGAAGGCTTCGAAATGGGTGTTGGTCGTCCGGAAGTGATCATCCGCATGGTTGACGGCGTCAAGCACGAACCGTACGAAAACGTGACCATCGACCTGCCAGAAGAATCGCAAGGTTCGATCATGGAACAGATCGGTATCCGTAAAGGCGACCTGACCAACATGGTTCCGGATGGCAAGGGCCGTGTGCGCCTTGAGTACAACATCCCGGCTCGTGGCTTGATCGGTTTCCGTAACGAGTTCCTGACCCTGACCTCCGGTGCAGGCATCCTGACCTCGATCTTCGATCGTTACGACGTGATGAAGTCCGGCGACATGTCCGGCCGTCAGAACGGCGTGCTGGTTTCGGTTGCTACCGGTAAGGCTCTGACTTACTCGCTGGAAACCCTGCAAGCTCGCGGCAAACTGTTCCTGGGTCACGGTGAAGACGTGTACGAAGGTCAAATCGTCGGCATCAACAGCCGCGACAACGACCTGGGCGTTAACCCAACCAAAGGCAAGAAGCTCGACAACATGCGTGCTTCGGGTAAAGACGAAACCATCGCTCTGGTTCCGCCTATCCGTTTCACCCTGGAACAAGCTCTTGAGTTCGTGCAAGAAGACGAACTGTGCGAAGTCACTCCTAAGTCCATCCGTCTTCGTAAGAAGATCCTGGGCGAAAGCGAGCGTACCCGCGCTGCCAAGAAAGCCGGTAACTGA
- a CDS encoding DUF3999 domain-containing protein, whose amino-acid sequence MSQKLNRVWLGAVALGVALSASAQEKLADFATQVPLPVSGEGPWYRLELPLSVQLNARQTDLSDVRVFNAAGEAQAYSLARAPAQTSDNRTLTDVKWFPLYNSADSTEHAPSVRVQSSANGTLVEVQPSSQLEAGEEMLRGWLLDASAIKAPLQQLILDWTSERDGFQRFTIEASDDLQHWQSWGEGQVARLTFADERVEQHEVVLPGQSARYLRLLWNTPQSAPTLTSAQLQSAKTRSLPLPLVWSQPLAGSSVKAGEYTWQLPMGLNVERLQVELSQPNSLAPVTLSGRRESSLPWQPLSSGLLYRLTQSGQDVVQNELQLSGQTVQQLKLTVDERGGGLGAEAPTVRFAVRSIQLVFLARGAGPYTLALGNATVKAASLPLSTLIPDYSAAKLATLGKATVEGGAVATPASTVTTAATMDTNWKKFGLWAVLLLSVLFLGAMAFSLLRKPPVKP is encoded by the coding sequence TTGAGTCAGAAGCTGAACCGTGTCTGGTTGGGCGCTGTTGCGCTGGGTGTGGCGCTGTCGGCCAGTGCTCAGGAAAAATTGGCGGACTTCGCCACGCAGGTGCCGTTGCCGGTCAGTGGCGAAGGTCCGTGGTATCGCCTCGAATTGCCGTTGAGCGTGCAATTGAATGCGCGACAAACCGATCTCAGCGATGTGCGCGTGTTCAATGCCGCCGGTGAGGCTCAGGCGTATTCCTTGGCGCGCGCGCCGGCGCAGACTAGCGACAACCGTACCCTGACCGACGTGAAATGGTTCCCGCTGTACAACTCGGCGGACTCCACCGAGCACGCACCAAGCGTGCGGGTGCAATCGAGCGCCAATGGCACGCTGGTCGAAGTGCAGCCGTCCAGTCAGCTGGAGGCGGGCGAAGAAATGCTGCGCGGTTGGTTGCTTGACGCCAGCGCCATCAAGGCACCGTTGCAGCAGTTGATTCTCGACTGGACCAGCGAACGCGATGGCTTCCAGCGTTTCACCATCGAAGCCAGCGACGACCTGCAGCATTGGCAGTCGTGGGGCGAAGGGCAGGTGGCACGCCTGACGTTCGCCGACGAGCGGGTCGAGCAGCATGAAGTCGTCTTGCCGGGGCAATCGGCCCGTTATCTGCGCTTGCTGTGGAACACGCCGCAATCGGCCCCGACGTTGACTTCGGCGCAACTGCAAAGCGCCAAGACCCGCAGCCTGCCGCTACCGCTTGTCTGGTCGCAACCGCTGGCTGGCAGCAGCGTAAAGGCCGGTGAATACACCTGGCAATTACCCATGGGGCTGAATGTCGAGCGCTTGCAAGTCGAGTTGAGTCAGCCCAACAGTTTGGCGCCCGTGACCTTGTCCGGTCGTCGGGAAAGCAGCCTGCCGTGGCAGCCGCTGAGCAGCGGTTTGCTCTATCGCCTGACCCAGAGTGGCCAGGACGTGGTGCAGAACGAATTGCAGCTGTCGGGGCAAACCGTTCAGCAGTTGAAGCTGACGGTGGACGAGCGCGGCGGCGGTCTGGGGGCCGAGGCCCCGACTGTGCGGTTCGCCGTGCGCTCCATTCAATTGGTGTTCCTGGCGCGCGGAGCGGGGCCTTATACGCTCGCGCTGGGAAATGCCACGGTGAAGGCGGCGAGCCTGCCGCTGTCGACGTTGATTCCGGATTACAGCGCTGCAAAGTTGGCGACATTGGGCAAGGCTACGGTGGAAGGCGGGGCGGTGGCCACGCCAGCGTCAACAGTGACAACGGCTGCGACGATGGACACAAACTGGAAGAAGTTCGGGTTGTGGGCGGTGTTGCTGCTCAGTGTTTTGTTTCTGGGCGCGATGGCGTTCAGTCTGTTGCGCAAGCCACCAGTCAAACCTTGA
- a CDS encoding class 1 fructose-bisphosphatase, translating to MSRVTLSRYLIEQTRSNNTPADLRFLIEVVARACKEISHAVSKGALGGVLGSMGTENVQGEVQKKLDVISNEILLEANEWGGHLAGMASEEMDNAYQIPGKYPKGAYLLVFDPLDGSSNIDINAPVGTIFSVLRCPSEYLSQNEALNEKAFLQPGTEQVAAGYAIYGPQTMLVLTLGDGVKGFTLDREMGSFVLTHEDIKIPESTQEFAINASNQRHWEAPVQRYVGELLAGEEGPLKKNYNMRWVAAMVADVHRILTRGGLFMYPRDSREPSKPGKLRLMYEANPMSFLVEQAGGASTDGHQRILDIQPEGLHQRVAVFLGSKEEVARVTAYHKE from the coding sequence ATGTCCCGCGTTACCCTGAGTCGCTATTTGATTGAGCAGACCCGTAGCAACAACACCCCTGCCGATCTGCGTTTCCTGATCGAAGTGGTGGCGCGCGCCTGCAAGGAAATCAGCCATGCCGTGTCCAAAGGCGCCCTCGGTGGTGTTCTGGGCAGCATGGGCACCGAAAACGTCCAAGGCGAAGTGCAGAAGAAACTCGACGTGATCTCCAACGAGATCCTGCTCGAAGCCAACGAATGGGGCGGTCACCTGGCCGGCATGGCGTCCGAAGAAATGGACAATGCCTACCAGATTCCGGGCAAATACCCGAAAGGCGCGTACTTGCTGGTATTCGACCCGCTGGACGGTTCGTCGAACATCGATATCAACGCGCCGGTCGGTACTATCTTCTCGGTGCTGCGTTGCCCGAGCGAATACCTGAGCCAGAACGAAGCCTTGAACGAAAAGGCCTTCCTGCAGCCAGGCACCGAGCAGGTAGCCGCCGGTTATGCCATCTACGGCCCGCAGACCATGCTGGTACTGACCTTGGGCGATGGCGTAAAAGGCTTCACCCTGGACCGCGAAATGGGCAGCTTCGTACTGACCCATGAAGACATCAAGATCCCGGAGTCCACTCAGGAATTCGCGATCAACGCGTCCAATCAGCGTCACTGGGAAGCTCCGGTACAACGCTACGTCGGCGAATTGCTGGCTGGCGAAGAAGGCCCGCTGAAAAAGAACTACAACATGCGCTGGGTCGCCGCGATGGTCGCGGACGTGCACCGCATCCTGACCCGTGGTGGCTTGTTCATGTACCCACGCGACAGCCGCGAGCCGTCCAAGCCGGGCAAGCTGCGTCTGATGTACGAAGCCAACCCGATGTCGTTCCTGGTTGAACAGGCCGGCGGCGCTTCAACCGATGGTCACCAGCGCATCCTCGACATTCAACCGGAAGGCCTGCACCAGCGCGTAGCGGTGTTCCTCGGCTCGAAAGAAGAAGTCGCACGCGTCACGGCTTACCACAAGGAATAA